A stretch of Caldanaerobius polysaccharolyticus DSM 13641 DNA encodes these proteins:
- a CDS encoding pseudouridine synthase has protein sequence MERLDKILANSGVGTRKEVKALIRRGSVVVNGAIVKNPGQHVDPYKDEILIDGIRVDYREYVYLMHNKKMGYITATEDTREMTVMDLLPDEYRHFKVFPVGRLDKDSEGLLLVTNDGDLAHRLLSPGKKVEKKYYVRVAGGLSESDVERFKEGIKLDDGYVTLPANLEILSQGDVSEAYVSIVEGKFHQVKRMFLAVGKRVRYLKRVAMGPLVLDENLKPGHFRELTDKELLELKSCVYREEKGT, from the coding sequence ATGGAAAGACTTGACAAAATTTTAGCTAACAGTGGTGTCGGAACCCGAAAAGAGGTAAAAGCTCTCATAAGGCGAGGGAGCGTTGTGGTCAACGGCGCTATCGTCAAGAATCCTGGTCAGCACGTAGACCCGTATAAAGACGAGATTTTGATTGATGGCATCAGAGTTGATTACAGGGAATACGTATACTTGATGCACAATAAGAAGATGGGTTATATCACAGCCACAGAAGACACCAGGGAGATGACGGTTATGGATCTTTTGCCCGATGAGTACAGGCATTTTAAAGTGTTCCCTGTGGGCAGGCTTGATAAGGACTCTGAGGGGTTACTTCTTGTGACCAACGACGGCGATCTGGCACACAGGTTGCTCTCTCCTGGTAAGAAGGTAGAGAAAAAGTATTACGTGCGAGTGGCGGGTGGACTGAGTGAAAGCGATGTTGAGAGGTTTAAAGAAGGAATAAAACTGGACGACGGATACGTTACGTTACCGGCCAACTTGGAGATATTAAGCCAGGGGGATGTATCTGAGGCCTATGTGTCCATCGTGGAGGGCAAATTCCACCAGGTAAAGAGGATGTTTCTGGCGGTGGGCAAAAGGGTACGGTACTTAAAGAGAGTGGCCATGGGTCCTCTGGTCCTAGACGAAAACTTAAAGCCGGGGCATTTTAGAGAGCTGACCGATAAAGAGCTATTGGAATTAAAATCCTGCGTTTACAGAGAGGAGAAAGGAACATGA
- a CDS encoding beta-galactosidase, with protein MKVLPPYLGAAYYPEDWPLEQVDEDIALMKEAGVNVVRVGEFAWSRMEPQEGVYDFQWLHTVVDKLAEAGIAVIMCTPTCTPPIWLVEKYPEVLVVLDDGTRAQHGARRHACPNNPVYREYCEKIVTKLAEEFGQDPNVIGWQIDNELYPPHGRGCCCPVCHSKFIDSMRSQFGTIDNLNKAWCTDLWSQTYKSFDQLPIPRSDTWHHPSLLTAWMNFQSDSYVDFTQAQVKILHKLARQPVGTDMMPVNGLNYKKMSQVLDVIQFNHYNNMDNLWQAAFWMDFIRPLKDTPFWNTETQTCWNGSTTANGYKDEGFCRVNSWLPIALGGEANLYWLWRAHWSGQELMHGSVISSCGRPLHIFDEVKEVADGFRRSGEFLRGTRPVKSGLAVHFSGYAWWLFQFQPMVNGFNYADRMLNGVYHPLIKAQLRPDIIDPASSLEDYKVVISPFLPTLEESGLKERLKDWIYNGGTWIVGPLSDVRTIHATKYTKAPFGYLEEWGKVYCKYQIPGDPKDFTAQWSDGRTFKGSIWYDGFETRGAEAMAVYTEGPLAGLAAITRCRMGKGQIIVLGTMPSEEDFQRLVVDVAREAGISPFDASSNLLVVPRSGEAGSGMVVLEIEHREGSLKLNKDMVDVLTGNVYRGDVTVAPYSVMVLKDV; from the coding sequence ATGAAGGTTTTACCTCCGTATTTAGGTGCTGCTTATTACCCTGAGGACTGGCCTCTGGAGCAGGTTGATGAAGACATTGCACTGATGAAAGAGGCCGGGGTAAATGTAGTGAGGGTAGGGGAATTTGCCTGGAGCCGCATGGAGCCTCAGGAAGGCGTTTACGATTTTCAATGGCTGCACACAGTGGTAGACAAGCTGGCAGAGGCGGGAATTGCCGTCATCATGTGCACGCCTACATGTACCCCTCCCATATGGCTTGTGGAGAAATACCCGGAGGTTTTAGTGGTGCTGGATGATGGAACCAGGGCGCAACACGGTGCCAGAAGGCACGCGTGCCCCAATAACCCTGTTTACAGGGAGTACTGCGAGAAAATAGTGACAAAGCTGGCAGAAGAATTTGGACAGGACCCCAACGTCATAGGATGGCAGATCGACAACGAGCTGTATCCTCCTCATGGAAGAGGTTGTTGCTGTCCTGTATGTCACAGTAAATTCATTGATTCTATGCGCAGCCAATTTGGGACCATTGACAATTTAAATAAGGCGTGGTGCACAGATCTTTGGAGTCAAACCTATAAATCTTTTGATCAACTACCTATTCCCAGATCTGATACATGGCATCATCCGTCGCTGCTTACGGCATGGATGAACTTCCAATCCGACTCTTACGTGGATTTTACCCAAGCCCAGGTGAAGATATTACATAAACTGGCCAGGCAGCCTGTGGGCACTGACATGATGCCTGTAAATGGCCTCAACTATAAAAAGATGAGCCAGGTATTAGACGTAATTCAGTTCAACCACTACAACAACATGGACAATCTGTGGCAGGCGGCTTTTTGGATGGATTTTATACGGCCTTTAAAAGACACTCCTTTCTGGAATACCGAAACCCAGACGTGCTGGAATGGTTCTACTACTGCTAACGGTTACAAGGACGAAGGCTTTTGCAGGGTTAATTCCTGGCTTCCCATAGCGTTGGGAGGAGAAGCCAATCTCTACTGGTTATGGCGGGCCCACTGGAGCGGGCAGGAACTGATGCACGGCTCAGTAATATCCAGTTGCGGCAGACCTTTGCACATATTTGATGAGGTCAAAGAGGTGGCTGATGGCTTCAGGCGATCAGGTGAGTTTTTGCGGGGCACAAGGCCCGTAAAATCAGGGCTGGCAGTGCACTTTTCCGGTTATGCGTGGTGGTTGTTCCAGTTCCAGCCTATGGTAAATGGGTTTAATTACGCTGACAGGATGCTCAATGGGGTTTACCATCCTCTGATAAAAGCTCAGCTCAGGCCGGACATTATTGACCCTGCATCCTCTCTGGAGGATTATAAGGTGGTTATATCGCCTTTTTTGCCCACTCTGGAAGAGTCGGGGTTGAAAGAAAGGCTGAAGGACTGGATATATAATGGCGGCACGTGGATTGTAGGGCCTTTGTCCGACGTGCGCACCATCCACGCCACCAAGTACACTAAAGCTCCTTTTGGCTATCTGGAGGAATGGGGCAAGGTATACTGCAAGTACCAGATTCCGGGAGATCCTAAGGACTTTACGGCACAGTGGAGCGATGGCAGGACATTTAAAGGCTCTATATGGTATGATGGCTTTGAAACCCGTGGGGCAGAGGCTATGGCTGTCTACACCGAAGGGCCTCTGGCAGGTCTGGCAGCCATTACGAGGTGCAGGATGGGAAAAGGACAGATAATCGTCCTGGGTACCATGCCTTCTGAAGAGGATTTTCAGAGGTTGGTAGTGGATGTGGCCAGAGAGGCTGGTATTTCGCCTTTTGACGCTTCCAGTAACTTGCTGGTGGTGCCCCGATCTGGTGAGGCGGGATCGGGAATGGTGGTTTTGGAGATAGAGCATCGCGAGGGTAGTTTAAAGCTGAATAAAGACATGGTGGATGTGCTTACAGGTAATGTTTACAGAGGAGATGTAACTGTGGCACCGTATTCTGTAATGGTGCTAAAGGATGTTTAA
- a CDS encoding gluzincin family metallopeptidase: MQKKLKIASVIIAILILILIIMFLPKLSLKTEKMTSQETNNFVFYYEKQDERAVSDMAKVLDKTYKKINTTMNFNKIGKTEVYVYPDLPTFHTKKYGYLGMILAPDWYIGDNVKDKVIIVSPLNPGPVHDYNSVVQAVVHEYVHTVIYQINKKTPKFLNEGLAGYLSGNSKPNYPLENVPSIEDTKISNPIEFGNKGLYAFSYTYIEFLDKKYGINDIMKLVKKPSSYKEIFGVSEQDIYKQWIQYIKDNYR, from the coding sequence ATGCAGAAAAAGTTAAAAATTGCGTCAGTTATTATTGCGATACTTATACTAATACTAATAATTATGTTTTTACCTAAATTAAGTTTAAAGACAGAAAAAATGACATCCCAAGAGACAAATAATTTTGTTTTTTACTATGAAAAGCAAGATGAAAGGGCAGTATCAGATATGGCAAAAGTTTTAGATAAAACCTATAAAAAAATTAATACGACCATGAATTTTAATAAAATCGGAAAAACAGAGGTATACGTTTATCCCGATCTCCCAACCTTTCACACAAAAAAATATGGTTATTTAGGCATGATTTTAGCTCCTGACTGGTATATCGGAGATAATGTAAAAGATAAAGTAATTATTGTTTCACCGTTAAATCCAGGACCAGTGCATGACTATAACAGCGTAGTTCAGGCCGTGGTACACGAATATGTTCATACGGTAATTTATCAAATAAACAAAAAAACGCCGAAATTTTTAAACGAGGGGTTGGCAGGTTATTTATCAGGTAATAGTAAACCAAATTATCCATTAGAAAATGTTCCTAGCATAGAAGATACAAAAATAAGTAATCCTATTGAATTCGGCAACAAAGGGCTCTACGCTTTTTCTTATACGTACATAGAATTTCTCGATAAAAAATATGGCATAAATGATATTATGAAATTAGTAAAAAAGCCTTCATCATATAAAGAAATATTTGGTGTATCTGAACAAGATATATACAAACAGTGGATCCAATATATTAAAGATAATTATAGATGA
- a CDS encoding DUF4351 domain-containing protein, which produces MPQTYDLTLKSIFSDIADDIIIYLTGINLRKLDELNIEFARVERRDSDMIFRCDTDTGEIAVHIEFQSDNDRVMPYRMLRYALEIIEKHKLMPYQVVLYIGKDRVKMDNGINYEVGDNKLDYRYRIIDVGEIRFSEIAETKYFDLYSLLPIVDRNRRIEKGEKYLKMCVDLIKDAPIDVDRKRSIAFKAELLSSIVYSQEIIKKIFEGVEKMLKLEELPSYKMIMEKGIEKGIEKGIEKGIEKGKTEVVLKLLNKKFKNFPKKYEELVKSADSKILEKITDDIFDIEKPEDLEKYFDK; this is translated from the coding sequence ATGCCTCAAACATACGATTTAACTCTAAAGAGCATATTTTCAGATATAGCAGACGATATAATCATATATTTAACGGGTATTAACCTTAGAAAGCTAGATGAACTTAATATAGAGTTTGCAAGGGTAGAGCGCAGGGATAGCGATATGATATTTAGGTGCGATACGGATACGGGAGAGATCGCCGTTCATATAGAGTTTCAGTCCGATAACGACAGAGTAATGCCGTACAGAATGCTTCGATACGCGCTGGAAATAATAGAAAAACACAAACTTATGCCGTATCAGGTGGTGCTGTATATAGGTAAGGACAGGGTAAAAATGGACAATGGTATTAACTATGAGGTAGGAGACAATAAACTTGATTATAGATATAGGATAATAGATGTAGGTGAAATCAGGTTTTCAGAGATAGCGGAGACAAAATATTTTGATCTTTACTCGCTTCTGCCGATAGTTGATAGGAACAGGAGGATCGAAAAAGGAGAAAAGTATCTCAAAATGTGCGTGGACTTAATTAAAGATGCGCCTATTGATGTGGACAGAAAGAGATCTATAGCATTTAAAGCTGAGCTGCTTTCAAGTATTGTATATAGTCAGGAAATCATAAAGAAAATTTTTGAGGGGGTGGAAAAGATGTTAAAGCTAGAAGAACTACCATCTTACAAGATGATTATGGAGAAGGGCATAGAGAAAGGTATAGAAAAGGGGATAGAAAAAGGTATAGAAAAAGGCAAAACGGAAGTAGTGCTGAAACTTCTTAATAAAAAATTTAAGAATTTTCCCAAAAAGTACGAAGAGTTGGTAAAAAGCGCTGACAGTAAAATTTTAGAAAAGATAACAGATGATATATTCGATATCGAAAAGCCGGAAGATTTGGAGAAGTATTTTGATAAGTAG
- the pfkB gene encoding 1-phosphofructokinase, with protein sequence MESYVLTVTLNPALDKTIVVEKFNVGGLNRVQSMRIDAGGKGINVARVLKKFNINVLATGLIAGVQGQLLLEYLEKDGIKNDFLKEHGNTRTNLKIIDKHSNLVTEINEMGFSVSTEVLNEFKEKYTRLIKQAMFVVISGSLPPGIDNGIYYELIEIARKEGVKAILDADGEVLAEGIKALPFAIKPNIFELEMLFGKKLTDDRDIVNAAKSLLDKGIKIVIVSMGADGAIVLDEKEVYRVKSYEIDRKSATGAGDSMVAALVYCLLNGYSLFEIARWTTAAGTITASKPGTEVCSFKEVQEVLDKIQVERI encoded by the coding sequence GTGGAATCTTATGTCCTTACGGTAACTTTAAACCCTGCACTAGACAAAACTATAGTCGTTGAAAAATTTAATGTGGGTGGTCTAAACCGTGTTCAAAGTATGAGAATTGACGCTGGGGGAAAGGGCATAAATGTTGCAAGGGTTTTGAAAAAATTTAACATAAATGTTTTAGCTACAGGTTTAATAGCGGGTGTTCAAGGACAATTATTATTAGAATATCTAGAAAAAGATGGTATTAAAAACGATTTTTTAAAAGAACACGGCAATACGAGGACAAATCTAAAGATTATAGATAAACATTCAAACCTTGTGACAGAAATTAACGAAATGGGGTTTTCTGTGTCTACAGAAGTGTTAAACGAATTTAAAGAGAAATATACACGTCTTATAAAACAAGCGATGTTTGTTGTTATAAGTGGAAGTTTGCCTCCTGGTATAGACAATGGCATTTATTACGAGCTAATTGAGATAGCGAGAAAAGAAGGTGTTAAAGCTATTTTAGATGCAGATGGTGAGGTATTAGCAGAAGGCATAAAAGCGTTGCCTTTTGCTATAAAGCCTAATATTTTTGAGTTAGAGATGTTATTTGGGAAAAAGCTAACTGATGATAGGGATATTGTAAATGCAGCAAAAAGTTTATTAGATAAAGGAATAAAGATTGTGATCGTCTCCATGGGAGCAGATGGGGCAATAGTTTTGGATGAAAAAGAAGTATACAGAGTAAAGAGCTATGAAATCGATAGAAAAAGTGCGACAGGAGCTGGTGATTCTATGGTTGCCGCTCTGGTGTATTGCCTTTTAAATGGCTACAGTTTGTTTGAAATAGCTCGTTGGACTACGGCTGCTGGAACAATAACGGCTTCAAAACCTGGAACTGAAGTATGTTCATTTAAAGAAGTTCAGGAGGTTTTAGATAAAATCCAAGTAGAAAGAATTTAG
- a CDS encoding substrate-binding domain-containing protein, translated as MKRCAKKIFVLFVAVTVIITGLLSGCNKLSNNSKTTSSSSGSPLVGSKSEKYVMVTFVSGIEYWKGAYKGMQDAANNLGVTAQYTGANEYDINQEVTVLEQVIAQKPSGILVTAINPDALKEPIDKAIKEGIPVVTFDADSPKSSRYSYLGTSNYDAGVVAARTLAKLVGGKGEVGVITIPGQLNHEERTAGFKDTIAKEFPNMKVVSVQDGKSDQVASAQAMGSMMQAHPNLVGVFTTEASTGVGAATAVKEANKVGKVHIVSFDTDKGTLDNIKEGVIDATIAQGTWNMGYWGMMFLYNIKHNLVHPVGGNWQQAKVAPLPASVDTGVNVVTKDNVNYFYSK; from the coding sequence ATGAAGCGATGTGCTAAAAAGATATTTGTGTTATTTGTTGCGGTGACGGTCATTATTACAGGTTTATTATCAGGCTGTAATAAGCTGTCAAATAATTCAAAGACAACATCTTCTTCTTCAGGAAGTCCATTAGTTGGTTCTAAAAGTGAAAAATATGTAATGGTGACATTTGTGTCAGGCATTGAATATTGGAAAGGCGCATATAAAGGCATGCAGGATGCAGCTAATAACTTGGGTGTGACGGCTCAATATACAGGCGCAAATGAATACGATATAAATCAAGAAGTTACGGTTTTAGAACAAGTTATAGCGCAAAAACCAAGCGGTATATTAGTAACGGCTATCAATCCTGATGCGCTTAAAGAACCAATTGATAAAGCAATAAAAGAAGGTATACCTGTTGTAACGTTTGATGCTGATTCACCAAAATCTTCTCGTTATTCTTATCTTGGCACATCAAATTATGATGCTGGAGTTGTTGCAGCAAGAACCCTTGCAAAGTTAGTAGGGGGAAAAGGAGAGGTGGGAGTAATTACGATCCCGGGTCAGTTGAATCATGAGGAACGTACGGCGGGATTTAAGGATACTATTGCTAAAGAATTTCCTAATATGAAAGTAGTCTCAGTACAGGATGGTAAATCAGATCAGGTTGCTTCAGCTCAGGCTATGGGTAGCATGATGCAAGCTCATCCCAATTTAGTAGGAGTGTTTACGACAGAAGCTTCTACAGGCGTGGGCGCAGCGACTGCAGTGAAGGAAGCCAATAAAGTGGGGAAGGTTCATATAGTGAGCTTTGATACGGATAAAGGGACTCTTGACAATATCAAGGAAGGAGTAATCGACGCTACCATTGCGCAGGGCACGTGGAATATGGGGTATTGGGGTATGATGTTTTTGTATAACATCAAGCATAATTTAGTTCATCCTGTCGGTGGAAATTGGCAACAGGCTAAAGTTGCACCTTTACCGGCTTCTGTAGATACGGGCGTTAATGTGGTTACTAAGGATAACGTTAATTATTTTTACAGTAAATAA
- a CDS encoding ABC transporter permease — protein MKFKNVFAVRETSIIFIILAMAILMALFIPGFLTSSNIATTLVGLSMDGVIAIGMTIVLVLGGIDLSVGSVMALSNVVAGMLIVNGVNVWISVLVSVLVSVLAGVVIGVFVTKIQMNPFITTLGMMSIARGIAYVFTKGSPVSLGSISKMFDFIGRGSFLGIPNPVIILFILVIVFDYLMRKSAVFRQVYFVGSNEKAAYLSGINVNYTKMLVYTISATLSGIAGIVTLARFGVATPTVGTGAELRAIAGAVIGGASLTGGVGTIWGALLGILLVGLVNNALVLMNVSVYWQSLVTGIVLIAAVMIDIYVNKNQNKA, from the coding sequence ATGAAATTCAAAAATGTATTTGCGGTTAGAGAAACTTCAATTATATTTATTATATTGGCGATGGCAATTTTAATGGCTCTTTTTATACCTGGATTCCTTACATCCTCCAATATAGCTACGACGTTAGTGGGCCTTTCGATGGATGGCGTCATTGCAATAGGTATGACTATAGTGTTGGTGCTAGGAGGAATAGATTTGTCGGTAGGCTCGGTGATGGCTTTAAGTAACGTAGTAGCTGGCATGTTGATAGTTAATGGCGTGAATGTATGGATCAGCGTCTTGGTTTCAGTTTTAGTGTCGGTATTAGCAGGTGTTGTAATTGGTGTATTCGTTACTAAAATTCAGATGAATCCGTTTATTACTACTCTAGGTATGATGTCTATTGCAAGGGGGATTGCGTATGTCTTTACCAAAGGCTCTCCTGTAAGCCTTGGAAGTATATCTAAGATGTTTGATTTTATAGGCCGGGGAAGTTTTTTGGGGATACCAAATCCTGTTATTATATTGTTTATTTTAGTAATTGTTTTTGACTATCTTATGAGAAAGTCAGCAGTGTTTAGGCAGGTTTATTTCGTTGGTTCTAACGAGAAGGCGGCGTATTTATCAGGTATAAACGTTAATTATACAAAAATGCTGGTTTATACGATAAGTGCTACATTGTCAGGTATAGCTGGCATTGTAACGCTTGCAAGGTTTGGGGTGGCAACTCCCACTGTTGGTACAGGTGCTGAGTTACGAGCAATAGCTGGTGCTGTAATTGGCGGTGCAAGCCTTACCGGTGGCGTTGGGACGATTTGGGGTGCGCTTCTAGGCATCCTGTTGGTTGGGTTGGTTAATAATGCATTAGTGCTTATGAATGTTTCTGTATACTGGCAAAGCCTTGTAACTGGCATAGTTTTAATAGCAGCAGTTATGATCGATATATATGTAAATAAAAATCAGAATAAGGCTTAA
- a CDS encoding sugar ABC transporter ATP-binding protein, giving the protein MKNDPLIRMKGISKSFYGVQVLKDINLDIYEGEIHAICGENGAGKSTLMNILTGSLQPDSGDIFFENKRVKFSEPKDAQKIGIGIVHQELSLFPHLSVLENIFAGRLIVNSRGIVDKRKMNEVTKEILEKLNADIDPEAIVGNLSISQQQIVEIAKAISMDCRVLVLDEPTSALTDAEVENLFKVLSILKRSGIAILYISHKMNEIFKICERCTVLRDGVHVWTKKISEITVDEVVSSMVGRKLESIYPPKSERRGDVKLEVNGLTRNGVYRDISFKLYEGEILGLFGLIGAGRTEIARGICGIDRVDRGEVRLLGQKIPLNNVRSSIKNGLVYITEDRKGEGLFLQKSVRENIIAADFKQVSRKGLIQEGAVSKISQEFKEKLGIKCRDINQRVINLSGGNQQKVLLSRWLAVDPQVLLLDEPTRGIDVGAKHEIHELLRRLANEGRGIIVISSDLPEILGISDRILVIYQGEITGELVAKDASEEMVMQYATGRKKDTRPLHIEEA; this is encoded by the coding sequence ATGAAAAATGATCCACTGATTAGGATGAAAGGGATTAGTAAGTCATTTTATGGAGTTCAAGTGTTGAAAGATATAAATCTGGATATATACGAAGGGGAAATTCACGCTATATGCGGTGAGAATGGCGCTGGAAAATCTACTCTGATGAATATTTTGACAGGGAGTTTGCAGCCGGATTCTGGAGATATATTTTTTGAAAATAAAAGAGTTAAATTCAGTGAACCTAAGGATGCTCAAAAAATTGGAATAGGTATTGTACATCAAGAGTTAAGCCTTTTCCCACATCTAAGCGTACTGGAAAATATCTTTGCAGGAAGATTGATAGTCAACAGCAGAGGAATTGTAGACAAAAGAAAAATGAATGAAGTGACAAAAGAGATTCTCGAGAAACTCAACGCAGATATTGATCCTGAAGCGATTGTTGGTAATTTAAGTATTTCACAGCAACAAATAGTAGAAATTGCTAAAGCAATATCAATGGACTGCAGAGTTCTTGTTTTGGATGAGCCTACTTCGGCTTTGACGGATGCGGAGGTTGAAAATTTATTTAAGGTGTTAAGTATTTTAAAGAGAAGTGGCATTGCGATATTATATATCAGCCATAAAATGAACGAAATTTTTAAAATATGTGAAAGATGTACGGTTTTAAGAGATGGTGTACATGTGTGGACAAAGAAAATTTCGGAAATTACAGTTGACGAAGTGGTTTCTTCAATGGTAGGACGGAAATTGGAGAGCATTTATCCTCCTAAAAGCGAGAGGCGAGGTGATGTTAAACTTGAAGTTAATGGTTTGACGAGAAATGGAGTATATAGAGATATTTCTTTTAAATTATATGAAGGAGAAATTTTAGGTTTATTTGGGTTAATCGGCGCTGGGAGAACAGAGATAGCGAGAGGCATATGCGGGATAGATCGCGTAGATAGAGGAGAAGTAAGATTGTTGGGTCAAAAAATTCCGCTAAATAATGTGCGCAGTTCGATCAAAAATGGACTGGTATACATCACTGAGGACAGGAAAGGAGAAGGTTTATTTTTACAAAAAAGCGTAAGGGAAAATATAATAGCTGCTGATTTTAAGCAGGTGAGTAGAAAGGGTTTAATACAAGAGGGTGCTGTATCTAAAATAAGCCAAGAGTTTAAAGAAAAATTGGGTATAAAGTGTAGAGATATAAATCAGAGGGTTATTAATTTAAGCGGAGGGAATCAGCAGAAAGTACTTCTTTCAAGGTGGCTGGCTGTTGACCCACAAGTCCTCTTGCTTGATGAGCCTACGCGTGGGATTGATGTTGGAGCAAAGCATGAAATCCATGAGCTTTTGAGAAGATTGGCCAATGAAGGTAGAGGGATAATTGTTATCTCATCAGATTTACCTGAGATATTAGGCATAAGCGATAGGATTCTTGTGATTTACCAAGGTGAAATAACAGGAGAGCTAGTTGCAAAAGATGCAAGCGAAGAAATGGTTATGCAATATGCAACTGGTAGAAAAAAAGACACAAGACCACTGCACATTGAGGAGGCATAA
- a CDS encoding autorepressor SdpR family transcription factor, which translates to MVLKAIADETRRKILKMLKEGDMTAGEIADRFDITKPSISHHLNVLKQAGLVLDERKGQNIYYSLNTSVLEDVLQWVMDMLNIKGEEDKNE; encoded by the coding sequence ATGGTACTTAAAGCCATCGCAGACGAGACTAGGAGGAAAATACTCAAAATGCTTAAAGAAGGTGACATGACTGCCGGAGAAATCGCAGACCGCTTTGATATAACCAAACCCAGTATTTCCCATCACTTAAACGTACTCAAGCAGGCAGGATTGGTGTTAGACGAGAGAAAAGGGCAAAATATCTATTACTCCCTGAACACATCGGTTCTTGAAGATGTACTACAATGGGTTATGGATATGCTCAATATAAAAGGCGAGGAGGATAAAAATGAGTGA
- a CDS encoding SdpI family protein, with translation MSEMKYNVASEVKKDWWLIAVICITWIITFAIYGRLPEKIPIHWNAAGHIDRYGAKATIFLSPSLTTLIYAGMLFLPLIDPRRANYAKFTGPYRVIRSLLVLIFVIIHLMSTGAALNYSIKIDRILPLVLSIMIIVMGNYMGKLRHNYFVGIKTPWTLADEDVWNKTHRFGGLLWVLAGLIGLIGSFIGGMWAFMMFLIPLLAASIAAVVYSYFAYKNKAYPPR, from the coding sequence ATGAGTGAAATGAAATATAATGTGGCTTCTGAGGTCAAAAAAGACTGGTGGTTGATCGCGGTCATATGCATAACATGGATCATCACGTTTGCGATCTACGGAAGATTGCCCGAGAAGATACCTATTCACTGGAATGCCGCCGGCCATATAGACAGATATGGAGCAAAAGCTACCATATTTCTCTCTCCTTCTCTAACCACATTGATATATGCGGGAATGCTGTTTTTGCCGCTAATTGACCCGAGAAGAGCCAATTACGCAAAATTTACCGGACCTTATAGGGTTATAAGATCGCTCCTGGTGTTGATCTTTGTGATCATACACTTAATGTCTACCGGAGCTGCGCTCAACTACAGCATCAAAATCGATAGGATTTTACCCCTTGTCTTATCTATAATGATCATCGTCATGGGAAATTACATGGGCAAACTCCGTCACAACTATTTCGTAGGTATAAAGACTCCCTGGACGTTAGCTGATGAAGACGTCTGGAACAAAACCCACCGCTTCGGAGGACTGCTATGGGTGCTGGCGGGCTTAATAGGTCTTATAGGGTCATTTATAGGCGGCATGTGGGCTTTTATGATGTTTTTGATACCATTGTTAGCGGCATCGATTGCAGCTGTGGTGTATTCGTACTTTGCATATAAAAATAAGGCTTATCCTCCAAGATAA
- a CDS encoding ABC transporter ATP-binding protein, whose translation MLELRDVHVYYGAIHAIQGISLRVEEGEIVTLIGANGAGKSTTLNTICGLNRVQSGSVMFEGKDITRLSPPDIVKLGICQVPEGRRIFPNMTVLENLELGAYLRSDKDGIKKDLERVYGRFPRLAERKRQLAGTLSGGEQQMLAIGRALMSRPRLLLMDEPSMGLAPIIVKDIFEIIKEINQSGTTILLVEQNAKMALSIAHRAYVLETGRITLEGQAKDLADNPQVQKAYLGG comes from the coding sequence ATGCTGGAGTTGAGAGATGTACACGTGTATTACGGGGCTATTCACGCCATACAGGGTATATCCTTAAGGGTTGAGGAAGGAGAAATAGTGACCCTTATTGGGGCCAATGGGGCGGGAAAATCTACGACTTTAAATACCATATGCGGCTTAAACAGGGTGCAAAGCGGCAGTGTAATGTTTGAGGGAAAAGACATAACAAGGCTTTCGCCGCCGGATATTGTAAAGTTGGGGATATGTCAGGTACCCGAAGGTCGCCGTATATTTCCCAATATGACGGTGCTGGAAAACCTGGAGCTTGGAGCGTATTTGAGGTCGGATAAAGACGGCATAAAAAAAGACCTGGAAAGAGTATATGGGCGATTTCCTCGTCTAGCGGAGAGAAAAAGGCAGCTGGCAGGTACTTTAAGCGGCGGCGAGCAGCAGATGCTGGCAATTGGCAGAGCGTTGATGTCCAGGCCACGGTTACTCCTTATGGACGAACCCTCTATGGGCCTTGCGCCTATTATCGTAAAAGACATCTTTGAGATAATAAAGGAGATAAACCAAAGCGGCACCACCATACTGCTGGTAGAGCAAAACGCAAAAATGGCCCTGTCCATAGCCCATAGGGCTTATGTCCTGGAGACAGGGCGCATAACACTGGAAGGACAGGCCAAGGATCTAGCAGACAACCCGCAGGTGCAAAAGGCTTATCTTGGAGGATAA